In Lusitaniella coriacea LEGE 07157, one DNA window encodes the following:
- a CDS encoding XisH family protein yields MPAKDIYHDTAKNALIKDGWVITNDPLTLQWGKKDLFVDLGAEKLLAAEKQGQKIAVEIKSFVGLSEVANLEKALGQYTLYYDILQRLEPERKLYLAIRKETFSDIFEEPIGSILLENKRLRLIVFDSIEEVILQWIP; encoded by the coding sequence ATGCCAGCTAAAGACATATATCACGACACAGCAAAAAATGCTCTCATCAAAGATGGCTGGGTCATCACCAACGATCCACTTACCTTACAATGGGGAAAGAAAGATTTATTTGTCGATTTAGGAGCTGAAAAGCTTCTTGCTGCTGAGAAACAAGGACAAAAAATCGCTGTTGAAATTAAAAGTTTTGTTGGCTTATCTGAAGTTGCTAATTTAGAAAAAGCTTTGGGGCAGTATACCCTTTATTACGATATTCTCCAGCGCCTGGAACCAGAACGCAAACTTTATTTAGCGATTCGCAAAGAAACCTTCTCTGACATTTTTGAAGAACCCATTGGAAGCATTTTATTGGAAAACAAACGCTTGAGGTTGATTGTTTTTGATTCGATCGAAGAGGTTATATTGCAATGGATACCTTAG
- a CDS encoding XisI protein codes for MDTLEKYRQIVYGILYEYFQIPYSYGNLQRRLIVSEDRTNYILLTLGWQQNKQVHGCLVHIEIINDKIWIHRDGTEDGIANDLVVAGIPKNCIVLAFHPPEIRPHTEFAVN; via the coding sequence ATGGATACCTTAGAAAAATACCGTCAGATTGTTTATGGTATTCTTTACGAATATTTTCAAATTCCCTACTCTTACGGAAATTTACAAAGACGATTAATCGTAAGTGAAGATCGGACTAATTACATACTTCTAACTTTGGGATGGCAACAAAATAAACAGGTACACGGTTGCCTGGTTCACATCGAAATTATCAATGATAAAATCTGGATTCATCGAGACGGCACAGAAGACGGCATCGCTAATGATTTAGTTGTCGCAGGTATTCCCAAAAATTGCATTGTCCTCGCTTTTCATCCCCCCGAAATTCGTCCCCATACAGAATTTGCTGTTAATTAG
- a CDS encoding HAD family hydrolase, with product MTLKAVLFDFNGIIINDEVIHEALVGEILLGENLRVRDRDYKEVCLGRSDRACLTKLLALHGRVVSEATLTQLISLKSRAYHQKLEELETLPIYPIQEVLMQFQDLGVAMGIVTGAIRSEVEWILERAGLASYFSVLVAGDDIRRSKPDPYGYLLAVERLNQQNSTLNLQPNHCLAIEDTPAGIQAAKKAGMQVVGVANTYPFHMLQRQADWTVDDLSELELERVQTTFS from the coding sequence ATGACATTAAAGGCAGTTTTATTTGATTTTAACGGGATTATCATTAATGACGAGGTAATTCACGAAGCCTTAGTGGGGGAAATATTGCTGGGAGAAAACTTAAGGGTGCGCGATCGCGATTATAAAGAAGTTTGCTTGGGACGCAGCGATCGCGCTTGTTTAACCAAACTCCTCGCACTTCACGGTCGGGTGGTCAGCGAAGCGACTCTGACTCAACTCATTTCCCTAAAAAGCCGAGCCTATCACCAAAAACTCGAAGAGTTGGAAACGCTACCCATCTATCCCATCCAAGAGGTTCTCATGCAGTTCCAAGACCTCGGAGTGGCAATGGGAATCGTAACGGGAGCAATTCGCAGCGAGGTTGAGTGGATTCTGGAACGCGCGGGTCTAGCGTCTTACTTTAGCGTTCTCGTGGCAGGAGACGATATTCGCCGCAGCAAACCCGATCCCTACGGCTATCTTCTCGCGGTGGAACGCCTCAATCAACAAAATTCCACCCTAAACTTACAACCGAACCATTGTTTGGCAATTGAGGATACTCCTGCCGGGATACAAGCGGCAAAAAAAGCGGGGATGCAGGTGGTTGGGGTTGCCAATACCTATCCCTTTCATATGCTGCAACGTCAGGCAGATTGGACGGTAGATGATCTATCGGAACTGGAATTAGAGCGAGTTCAAACGACATTTTCCTAG